DNA sequence from the Streptomyces cinnabarinus genome:
TGAGCTCGGTGCGGTGGATCCAGCCGGTGGTCTTGCCGAGGCCCGCGCCGACCTTGGTGGTCTTGCGCTGGAGGAGGTGGACGGTGCGCGGCGGGTCGGGCCGCTCGGGCGCGGCGAGGCCGCCGGGACCCTCGTAGGCCATGTCCACGCCCCAGAGGCGGAAGTACGTCTCGGGGTCCTCGTTGGCCTTGTCGCCGCCGTCGGTGAGGTACTCGGCGACGTCGAAGCCGATGCCTCCGGCGCCGAGGATGGCGACCCGCTCGCCGACCGTCACCTTGTCGCGCAGCACGTCGAGGTAGCCGACGACGCTCGGGTGGTCGACGCCGGGGATGTCCGGGGTGCGCGGGCTGACACCGGTGGCCACGACGACCTCGTCGTAGCCGTCCAAGTCCGCTGCCGAGACGGGGGTGTTGAGGCGTACGTCCACGCCGTGGGCGTCGAGCTGGTGGCGGAAGTAGCGCAGCGTCTCGTCGAACTCCTGCTTGCCGGGGACCTGGCGGGCCACGTTGAGCTGGCCGCCGATCTCGCTCGCGGCGTCGAACAGGGTGACCTGGTGGCCGCGTTCGGCGGCCGAGACCGCGCAGGCGAGTCCGGCCGGGCCGGCGCCGACGACCGCGACGCGCTTGGCGAGCCGGGTCGGGGACAGCACCAGCTCGGTCTCGTGGCAGGCGCGCGGGTTCACCAGACAGGAGGTGATCTTCAGGCTGAAGGTGTGGTCCAGGCATGCCTGGTTGCAGCCGATGCAGGTGTTGATGGCCTCGGGGCGGCCCTCGGCGGCCTTGTTGACGAACGCGGGGTCGGCGAGCATCGGGCGGGCCATGGAGACCATGTCCGCGTACCCGTCGGCGAGCAGTTCCTCGGCGAGTTCGGGGGTGTTGATGCGGTTGGTGGTGACGAGCGGGACGGACACCTCGCCCATCAGCCGCTTGGTCACCCAGGTGTAGGCGCCGCGCGGCACGGAGGTGGCGATGGTGGGGATGCGGGCCTCGTGCCAGCCGATGCCGGTGTTGATGATGGTCGCCCCGGCCTCCTCGACCGCCTTCGCGAGGGTGATGACCTCGTCCAGCGTGGAGCCGCCCGGGACCAGGTCCAGCATGGACAGCCGGTAGACGATGATGAAGTCCTCGCCGACGGCCTCGCGCACCCGGCGCACGATCTCCACCGGGAAGCGCATCCGGTTCTCGTACGAGCCGCCCCAGCGGTCGGTGCGGTGGTTGGTCTGGGCGACGATGAACTCGTTGATGAGGTAGCCCTCGGAGCCCATGATCTCCACGCCGTCGTAGCCGGCCTGCCGGGCGAGGCGGGCGGCGCGGGCGTAGTCCTCGATGGTCCGCTCGACGTCGGCGTCGGTGAGCTCGCGCGGCGGGAAGGGGCTGATCGGCGCCTGGATCGGGCTCGGCGCGACCAGGTCCTGGTGGTAGGCGTAGCGGCCGAAGTGCAGGATCTGCATGGCGATCTTGCCGCCCTCGGCGTGCACGGCGTCGGTGACGACCCGGTGCCGCTCGGCCTCGGCGTCGGTGGTGAGCTTGGCGCCGCCCTCGTAGGGCCGTCCCTCGTCGTTGGGGGCGATGCCGCCGGTGACGATCAGGCCGACGCCGCCGCGTGCGCGCTCGGCGTAGAAGGCGGCCATGCGCTCGAAGCCGCGCTCGGCCTCCTCCAGGCCCACGTGCATGGAACCCATCAGGACGCGGTTGGGCAGGGTGGTGAAGCCCAGGTCCAGCGGGCTCAGCAGGTGCGGGTAACGGCTCATCGGGCCCCTCCGTGCGCGGTGTCGTCCTCCCTGTTGTAGAGGACCGCGCACGGTTTATGCAACTAGTTGCACAACAGGAGAGACCCAGGTCACCGGCTCTCCAGCCGTACGTGCAGTTCACGCTCCTGGTCGCCGGAGGCGGTGCTCAGGTCATGCACCGTGAACAGGTCGTGCAGGGTGTTGCGGAAGCGGTCGATGGCCCAGTAGCCACCCTGCACATCGGCCTCGACGGACGCCGCGAGCCGTCCGCCGGGGTGCACGCCCGGGTGGGGGTGGGAGACGTCGAAGGTGCCCAGCCACACCGTCGGCCGGGTCTCGTGCCAGTCCTGCGGGACGTCCTCGGCGCCCCGGTCCGAGGTGAAGGACGCGCACAGGGCGTCGAACACGATCCGGGCGTCCTCCTTGCTGCATCCGCTGATCTCCACGGAGACGGATTCCGGGTGCAGTCGCTCACTGTCCATCGTGATCGCTCCTCTCAGGGCCGCGCCGCGGCACGGCGACGGGTTCCCCCGCGACACCGTGTCGCACTCCCAGAAAACCACTACATTCCGGGATGTACAGCCCCGAGAGGAGCGCCGGGTCAGCTTCGGGTGAAGCGATAGGTCTTGCTGTCGGTCAGGACGCAGAAGCCCGGGGACAGGACGATCACGCGCAGGGTGCCGGTACGGCGGTCGTAGTCGACGCCCTCGGTCTCGAAGTTGCCCGAGCAGCCGCTGCGCAGCGGGAGCTGCCGCAGGGCGGTGACCCGGCCGGTCACGTCGGCGGAGCCGGGCTCGGCGGACAGGTCGATCCGGAGCAGCGGCTTGGTCATGCCGAAGAGGGTTCCGGCGGGGTCGTCCGAGGAGCACAGCAGGGTGGTCGGGCCGGAGAAGTCGCAGCCCTGCACGTCGCGCACCGGGCGGTCCAGGCGGACGGTGGACGCCTGCGGGAGGTTCGCCGACGGCGAGGTGCCCGGGTTGACGCCCGGTGTCGGGAAGACCAGCAGGCGGTTCATGGTGCCCCACTCCCCCGCCAGCATCCACTGGCCGCCTGGCGTGACGGCGACCCAGGAGTTGTTCAGCGCCTCACCGCCGCTGAGCGTGTGCACGTACTCCGACCAGGCACCGCCCGGCGCCTGCACCCGGAACATCTTCGCGGTGCCGGAGTCGGCCTGGTAGGGCTCGATGTAGTAGCCGTTGTAGGAGGCGTCCGGGTCACCGACGTGGTTCCATCCGCGACTGGACACACCGACCGGGATGGTGCCGATGCCGGTGTAGCGGTTGGGGCTGTTCGCCGGGACCTCCACCGAGGTCAGGCCCTGGCTCTCGGTCAGCGGGTCGGCGCGGTCGGAGCCGACCTCGGTCCAGGTGTCGGCGGCGACGGCGGGCGGTGCGCCGGCCAGGACGGCGGCACTGGCGAGGGCGACGAGTCCGGTCAGCAGGGCGTGACAACGTTGCCGGGCGCGCGAGGGCATGGGCCGACTCCTCGGTTGGGGGGTGGGATGCGGTGTCCGGCCGACAGTCTGGCGCTCCTGGATGGTCATGTACAGACCAATAGCGGAATGTCGGTGGTCGTCCTGATGGCGCTTCCCCGGACGCCCACCGCCGCGTTGAGAGATGGTGGAGGTGAGCGACGCGAGAGGTCGCAGAAACGGTTGAACGCGGTAGAACAAGGGGAGTCGGCACGGGGGACGGCGTGCCGCGCGAAGAAGGCGAAGGCGGTGCGTGGGATGACTTCAGCCGGATCGCCCCTGGCCCGGGGCGACGGACCGGTGCCGGGCCGCGAGGCGGTGCCCGCGTCGGCGCCGGTCGACGGGCCGGTGCGCGGTCCCGTGCGCCCCAGCGGACTGCTCGACGTGCTGGGCGTGGCCTCCGTGGTGCTGGACGCCGAGGGCCGGATCGTCCTGTGGAGTCCGCAGGCCGAGGAGCTCTTCGGCTACAGCGCGCGGGAGGCCCTGGGCCACCCGGCCGTCCGGCTGATGATCCACGAACAGCACTTCGACCTGGTCGTCAAGTTGTTCGCCGATGTCATGGAGACCGGCGAGAGCTGGGCCGGCGCCTTCCCGATCCGGCACAAGGACGGCAGCACCCGACTGGTGGAGTTCCGCAACCAGCGCCTCCTCGACGACCGGGGACATGTGTACGCGCTCGGCCTGGCCGCCGACCAGTCGACGGTGCGCCGTCTCGAACGGGACGTGGCGCTGTCCACGCGCGTCGTCGAGCAGTCACCGATCGGCCTCGCCGTGCTCGACACCGATCTGCGGTACGTCTCCATCAATCCGACGATGGAGCGGATCAACGGCGTCCCCGCCGGCGACCATGTGGGCCGTACCGTCCCCGAGGTCCTGCCGGGACTGGACACGCCCGCCCTGGAATCCGCGGTACGGCGGGTGCTGGAGACCGGGGTGCCGCTGGTCGACCAGGCGACCATGGGACGCACCCCGGCCGATCCGGAGGAGGACCACGCCTGGTCGGTGTCGATGTACCGGCTGGAGGACGCGATCGGGACGGTGCTGGGCGTGGCCTGCTCGGTCGTGGACATCACCGAGCAGCACCGGGCCCAGATCGAGGCGGAGGCCGCGCGCCGGCGCCTCGCCGTCATCGCCGACGCCTCCGCCCGGATCGGCACGACCCTGGAACTGGAGCGCACGGCGCGTGAACTCGCCGACGTGGCCGTCCCCGAGCTCGCCGACATCGCCGCCGTCGATCTGCTGGACGCGGTGGTGGGGGGCAGACGCAGCAGCCTCGGTCCGGCGGAACCCGCTGTGATCCGCGCCCTGGCCGTACAGGCCGAGCGGCCGTCGGAGGCGCTGGACGCCGCCGACCCTCCCGGCCAGATCGCCCGGTACGAGCCCGACCGGCTGGTCACCCGGTGCGTGCGCACCGGCAGTCCCGTCATGGTCGCCGAGGTCGAACCCGCGGACCTGCCCAGCATCGCCCGTTCCGCCGAGGCGGCCGAGGCGCTGAGCCGCGCGGGCGTGCACTCCTATCTGGCGGTCCCGCTCATCGCGCGCGGTGAGGTGCTGGGCGCCCTGGATCTGAAGCGGATCTCCAACCCGCTGCCGTTCGGGGACGACGACCTGCTGCTGGCCCGCGAGCTGGCGGCGCGCGCGGCCGTCCAGATCGACAACGCCCGCTGGTACCAGAACGCCCGCGACACCGCCCTCACCCTCCAGCGCAGCCTGCTGCCCAGCCATCCGGCCGTCACCGGCAGCCTGGAGGTCGCCTCCCGCTACCAGCCCGCGGGCGCCACCGCGGAGGTGGGCGGCGACTGGTTCGACGTCATCCCCCTCGACGGCGGCAAGACCGCGCTGGTCGTCGGCGATGTCATGGGCAGCGGGGTGAACGCCGCCGCGACGATGGGCCGGCTGCGGACCGCGTCCAACACCCTGGCCTCCCTCGACCTCGATCCGGCCCGGCTGCTGGAGCACCTGGACCGGACGACCGAGGGCCTGGACCACTCCATCGCCACCTGTGTCTACGCCGTCCACGACCCGCACGCGCGCGAGTGCCGGATCGCCAACGCCGGGCATCTGCCGCCGGTCCGGGTCCGCGAGGGGCACGCCCCGGAACTCCTCGAACTGCCCACCGGGGCACCGCTCGGCGTGGGCGGGGTGGCCTTCTCCACCACGACCGTGGCGCTGGAGCCCGGGGACCGGCTGGTGTTCTACACCGACGGCCTGGTCGAGACCCGTCAACACCCGCTGGACGAACGCCTCGACGCCCTCCTGGACCTCCTCGACGGCCCCGACCGCCCGCTGGAGGAGGTCTGCGACCTCCTGCTGCGCACCCTGCACCAGCCCGACAACTCCGACGACGTCGCGCTGCTCATCGCGCGAGCCCTGGAACCGGGTCAGGACATTCACAGCTAACCGTTACCGGCTTCTTACCGCCCTCCTCGCACAATCACAGCAAGGCGTGGCCCCGGACGGCCGGGCCGCCGTGGCCGAGGGAGCGAGCCATGACTCACGATCCGGACCAGGAACCCACCGCCGCCCCCGCGGAGGTCCTCGCGAACGGGCCGGACGGGGACCGGCCACCGCGCGGGCCGTGGCGGCGGCTGTCCACCCGGACCCGCACCATCACCGCGGCGACCACGATCGCCGTCCTCGCCCTCGGAGGCACCGTCGCCTACGCCGCCGGCTCGGACGGCGGCGAAAGCGCTGCGACGCCCGCCGCGTCGGCGTCGCCGGACGCACCCGACCGGCCCGGTGAACGACACCACCGCGGCCCGTGGTTCGGCCCGGGCGGTGCCGGTGTGCACGGCGAGTCCACGGTGCGGGACGGGGATGGCGACGACTGGATCGTCCGCGTCTGGCAGCGCGGCACCGTCCAGGAGGTGGACGGCGAGCAGGTCACCGTGCGCAGCGAGGACGGCGCCGAGTGGACCTGGACGGTCGACGACGACACCCGGGTCCATGAGAAGGGCGACTCCGACGGCCTGAAGGAGGGGGACGAGGTGTATCTGGCCGGTACCCGCTCCGACGGCGGCGAGCGGACCGCCGACCATGTCCTCGCGGGCACCTGGGAGAAGAGGGAGCCCGGCGAGCGGCGCGACGAACTGCCCTGGCGCGACGGCGAGGACGGGCCGCGACCCGCCCCGCCCTGGCACCACACGGCGGCCTGAACCTACGGCACCGTCCCCAGCAGGACCTGCGCGTACCGCTCCTCGCACGTCACCTGACGGGGTGTCAATCCGACCCGGCGGAACGCCTCGACGGCCGCCGGGGTCTGCCGTTCGCTCGTCTCGACCAGCAGACAGCCGCCCGGTGCCAGCCAGTTGCCGGCCTCGGCGGCAACCCGGCGCAGCAGATCGAGTCCGTCGGCGCCGCCGTCGAGCGCGCTCAGCGGTTCGTGGTCGCGGGCCTCGGCGGGCAGGAGCGGGACCTCTCCGCTGGGCACGTAGGGGACGTTGGCGGCGAGGATGTCGACCCGCCCGCGCAGACCGGCGGGCAGCGCCTGGAACAGGTCGCCCGCGTACACCCGTCCGCCGTGGGCGGCGACGTTGCGGCGGGCGCAGCGCACCGCGGCCGGGTCGATGTCGGCGGCGTGCAGTTCGACCTGGCCGAGCGCGGCGGCGAGGGCGGCGCCGACGGCTCCCGAGCCGCAGCACAGGTCCACCACCACGGAGGCGTCGGGGACTTGGGCGAGTGCCTGCTCGACGAGGAACTCGGTACGGCGGCGGGGCACGAAGACGCCGGGTTCCACGGCGATCCGCAGGCCCCGGAACTCGGCCCAGCCGAGGACGAGTTCAAGGGGGTGACCGGCCGAGCGCCGGTCCACCATGGCAGCCAGCTCCGCCGGCGAGGAAGCCGCGGTCACCAGCAACCGGGCCTCGTCCTCGGCGAAGACACAGCCCGCGGCACGCAGCGCGTCCACGACGGCGTCACTGGAAAGGGAAGGGGAAGACAAAGGGAGCCTCTCGCGATTCGAAGGGCGCTCCCACGGTCACCGACGACCGGCGACCGCACCGACTCGCGGGATGAGCACCCGACCTGACACAGCGGTAATGGGTCTCACCCCCTCGGCTCCACACGTCCGGGACGATCCACGAACGGGCGGTCAGCGTACCCCAGTGATCAGGTCCCGGCTCCGAGTCGTACGCTGCAACCATGACCGCAAGGGATGTTTCGGACACGGCCGTGGAGGTCGTCCAGCGCGAGATGACGGCCTTCGCCCGCCGCGCCCGCGCCTCGGCCGGGCGCATGCACCCGGAGCTGTCGCTGGTGTCGTACACCCTGCTCAGTCATCTGGAGGAGAGCGGCGGCTGCCGGGCCACCGACCTGGCCGCGCACTACGCCCTGGACAAGTCCACGGTGAGCCGCCAGGTGGCCGCGCTGGAGCGCGATCGGCTGATCGGGCGGAGCCCGGACCCGGACGACCACCGGGTGCAGCTGCTGCATCTGACGGACGCCGGGCGACGGCTGCTCGGGCAGGTCACCGAGCGGCGGCGGGAAGTCGTACGGGAGCGGCTCGCGGACTGGGCGGAGGAGGACCTGGAACGGTTCGCCGGGTATCTCGTGCGCTATAACGCCGGTTAGGCCACCGGCTCCAGCAGATCGCCCGGGACGCGCGTGCCGAGGAAGACAGTGCTACGGCGCAGGCGGAAGCCCAGGGCCTCGTACAGGCGGATCGCGCCGGCGTTGTCGGCGCCGGTGTGCAGGAAGGGCGTCTCGCCGCGCTCCTGGATGCCCTGGGCGACGGCACGCACCAGCCGTCCGGCAAGACCCTGGCCCCGGACGGCGGGGTCGGTGCAGACCGCGCTGATCTCCGTCCAGCCGGGCGGCCGCAGCCGCTCCCCGGCCATCGCGACGAGCGCGCCGCCCCGGCGTATGCCCAGGTAGGTGCCCATGTCCAGGGTGCGGGGCAGGAACGGTCCGGGGCGGGTGCGGGCGACCAGGTCGAGCATCTCGGGCACGTCGGCGGGACCGAGGCGGACCGCCTCCGGGTCGATCGCGCCGATCACGTCCTCGCCGACCAGCTGCACGCCCTCGACGCGGAAGAAGGTCTCCCAGCCCTCGGGGGCCCGGCCCCCGAACCCGATCAGCAGGGCCTCGCCGCCCGGACCGGCGAGCGCGGCGACGTCCGCCCAGTCCGTGGCGTCCGGCTCATCGGGGAGGGCGACCCAGGGCGACACCTCGACGGGGTAGCGCAGGACCCGGCCACGCCGCTCGGCGAACCGGGTGTGCGGGCCGGTCAGCGCGGCCAGCGCCGGATTGTCGAGCACTCGGTCGTACGCCTTGGACATGGGTTCCCTCACTCCTTCGCTGCCACAGAAGCCAAGCAAGATCGGCCGGTGGCTATTCCCACCCGGTCGGACCAGTACCGTTGGATGCGGAACGTACTGATCACGGCCGTCGCGCGCGGCGGTCTGGAGGCACTCCCCGTATGCATGTCACCCGAGGCTTCACCGGGCGCCCCCGCGTCCATAACCCCGGCCTGCCACCGGGCCAGTACGACGCGGGCGACGACTGGCCCGTCCTGTCCGCCGAGGTCACCCCCGAGCTGGCGCCCGACGCGTGGACGTTCCGCGTCGACGGCCTCGTCGCGGAGCCCCGTACCTGGACCTGGGACGAGGCCCACGCGCTGCCCGGGTCGGCGTACGAGGGTGACATCCACTGCGTGACGAGCTGGTCGAAGTTCGGGGTGCGGTTCGGGGGTGTCTCCCTGGACGCCTTCCTGGATGTGGTCCGGCCCCATGAGTCGGCCACCCATGTCGTGGCGTACTCACACACCGGCTACACCACGAACCTCCCGCTCGCGGACCTGACCGGCGGGCGGGCGTGGATCGCCTGGGAGTACGACGGGCAGCCGCTGGCCCCGGAGCACGGTGGCCCGGCACGGCTGCTGGTGCCGCATCTGTACTTCTGGAAGAGCGCGAAGTGGATCGCCGGTCTGCGCGTCCTCGACCACGACGAGCCGGGCTTCTGGGAGCGGAACGGCTATCACGAGCGGGGCAACCCCTGGGAAGAGCAGCGGTACACCGGTGACTGAGACCTTCACTCCCCCGACCCGCTTCGCCGTACCCGGGCGTATCGCGGTCAGCAACCAGACGGCGACGCTGTGGCAGCCCGCCACCATCGCCGAGATCCGGCGCGAGACCCCGCGCGCGGCCACCGTGCGGCTCGCGGTGCCCGCCTGGACGGGGCATGTGCCCGGCCAGCACCTGATGCTCCGGCTGACCGCCGAGGACGGCTACGCGGCCCAGCGTCACTACTCGATCGCGTCGGCCCCCGACGAATCCGGGCACATCGAGCTGACCCTCGACCATGTCGAGGGCGGCGAGGTCTCCGGCTGGTTCCACGGCCAGGCCCGGCCCGGCGACCGGGTCGAGGTGCGTGGCCCGGTGAGCGGCTTCTTCGCCTGGCCCGGGGACCGGCCCGCGCTGCTGATCGGCGCCGGATCCGGCGTCGTACCGCTGATGTCGATGGTCCGCCACCACCGCGCCCGCGCCCTGGACGTGCCGCTACGGCTGCTGGTATCCGCGCGCAGCCCCGAGGAGCTGATCTACGCGCGGGAGTACGGCACGGAGACGACGCCGGTGTTCACCCGGAGCGCCCCGGAGGGTGTACCGGTCGGACGGATGTCTGCCACGCATGTGGCGCCGCTCCTGGCCGCGCAGCCGCCCGGCGGCTGGGAGGCCTACGTCTGCGGCTCCAACGGCTTCGCCGAGCACGCCTCACGCCTGCTCGTCGCCGCCGGCCAGCCGGTCGACCGGATCCGGATCGAACGCTTCGGCTGACGCCCCGGGGCCGCGGCAATGGTCCGACCACCGGAGACGGCTCGACACCGTCGCGCCCACACCCGGGGCACCGACCTGGCGAAAGGTCCGATCACCGACGTACCTTGTGATCATCCGTGCCTCCTCTTCGCAAAGGCGGTCATCCATGGCCCTGTTCGACCTTCCGCTCGACGAACTGCGCGAGTACGTCAGTGAGTCCGTCGCTCCCGAGGACTTCGACTCCTTCTGGTCCAAGACCCTCCAGGAGGCCCGTGAGCACGATCTGGACGCCCGCTTCGAGCCGGTCGACACGGGACTGTCCACGGTGACGGTGTACGACGTGACGTTCGCCGGGTTCGGCGGCCACCCGGTGAAGGGCTGGCTGACGCTGCCCGCGGCGGCGGAGGAGCCGCTGCCGCTGGTGGTGGAGTTCATCGGCTACGGCGGCGGGCGCGGACTGCCGCACGAGCATCTGCTGTGGGCGTCCTCGGGGCGGGCCCACTTCGTGATGGACACCCGCGGCCAGGGCAGCGCGTGGGGCGGTGGCGGCGGTACGGCGGACCCGGTAGGCGGGGCGCCCGCGTTCCCCGGGTTCATGACGCGCGGGATCGACGCGCCCGAGAACTACTACTACCGGCGGGTGTTCACGGACGCGGTACGGGCGGTGGAGGCGGCCCGTTCGCATCCGCTGACCGACGCCTCGCGCACCGTGGCGCTGGGCTCCAGCCAGGGTGGCGGGATCACGATCGCCGTGGGCGGCCTGGTGCCGGATCTGAAGGCTGTCGCTCCGGATGTGCCGTTCCTGTGCGACTACCCGCGCGCGACCACACTGACGGACCGTCACCCCTACCGTGAGATCGGCCTCTACCTCAAGACGCACCGCGGCCGCACCGAGGACGCGCTGCGCACGCTCTCCTACTTCGACGGTGTCCACTTCGCCGCCCGCGGCCGGGCCCCGGCCCTGTTCTCGGCCGCCCTGGAGGACCAGACCTGCCCGCCCTCCACCGTCTTCGCGGCCTTCAACGCCTGGGCCCACGAGGACAAGACGATCGAGGTGTACGAGTTCAACGACCATGAGGGCGGCGGCCCTTACCACGACGCGGCCAAGCTCCGCTGGCTGCGGTCGTACACCTGACGAAAGCGGGGCCCGGCGGGCCGGTTTCGGCCGAACCGGCCCGATGCCCTTCCCTGGTGGTTTAGACCAATGCTAGATCTGGTGGCGCAATGAGTCGGCACGACTACGGCACGTCATCAACAGGAGGGCGCGGCATGGCCCGCACCACCCCGCACGACCACCCGCTCACCGAGGGGCAGCCCCTCTACTGGCGCATCGCGACGCAGTTGCTCGACGAACTGCGCGACGGGACGATCCCGCCCGGCGAACGCCTGCCGGGCGAACGGCACTTGGCGCAACACTACGGGGTCAGCAGGGAGACCGTACGGCAGGCCCTGGAAGTGCTGCGGCACGACGGCCTGGTCGCCACCGACCGGCGCGGCAGCCACGCCACGCTGCCCGGCCAGCCGGTGGAGAACCCCGCGGCGCTGACCTTCCCGGTCGGCGCCCGGGCGGCCGATCCGGGCGCCGTGGACCGGGCGACGGTCACCTGGGAGGCCCCTCCGCCGGGCCACGCCCAGGCGCTGGGCCTCGCCCCGCACCGCCCGACCCTGGTGCACCGCTACGAGTCCGCGGGCGCCGGCGGACAGGGCCGCCGGACGGCCGTGACCTCGTTCTCGGCCGTGGCGCTCGCCGAGGTCGAGGAGCTGGGCCGCTACAAGGAGCGCGCCGACGGCTCGACCTCGGCCCAGTTGTGCCGCGCCTACGACTGGATGCGCAAGGCGGGCCTGACCCTGCACCACCGGGACGCCATCACCCCGCTCGCGGGCGCCTCCTCGGTCCGGGTCACCCGGCGCGTGCACGACCAGTACGCCCGCCCGCTGGAGATCACCGACCTGCTGGTGGACGCCCGGCAGGACGCGCTGGTCTACGAGTTCACGCTCCCGGCGGCCGGCTGATCCAGCGCGCGCCGGGCGATCACCATCCGGACCCGCGGACTGCCGTCGCGGCGCTGCCCGAACTCGGGCAGCGCCGTCAACTCCACCGCCAGACCGGCACGTTCCAGCTCCCGGCGCACCTCGCCGAGCCGGAAGGCGCGGTAGTACATCACGAACGGCGGGCGCCAGACAGCATTGCGCACCCGCATCACCGCGTCGAAGCCGAACAGCATCCAGTACGCGCACGAGGTGGGCCTGGGCGGGGCGACGACCGGGAAGACGAAGGCGCCGCCGGGTCGCAGGACGGAGTGCACCTGGGCGAACAGGCCCGGCAGTTCGCGCGGCAGGAAGTGCCCGAACGCCCCGAAGCTCACCACCAGGTCGAAGGCCGGGGCGAAGGGCAGGGCGCGGGCGTCGGCCCGGACGTAGGAGACGGTCGGCGTGGGCTTCCGGCGGCGCTCGCGCGCGATCGCGAGCATGCCCGCGCTGAAGTCGACCCCGGTGACGCCGTCTCGGCACACCCGCGCGAGGACGTCGATCCCGGCGCCCGTGCCGCAGCACAGATCGAGTCCGGTACCGAAGGGGCCCATCCGTTCCAGTGCCGCGGCGACGGCGTCGAGCACCGAGTCCGGGGTGCGGAAGGGGGTGTGGTCGAACTTCGGGGCCAGCAGGTCGTAGCCGCGCTCGACGGACGACAGTGCCTGGACGGCGAGTTCGCGCAGGGAGGGGCCTTCGGGGCTGAACATCCGCGTCAGCTTAGAGGACGGGTCAGCTCAGGGGTGCCCGCTGCTCGACGACCGTACGGACGCGTTCGCACCAGCGCAGGATCTCCCGCTCGTAGGCGAGACCGGCCTGGAGGGTGAGATACGGCCCGACGCGGTCGGTCTCGCGCAGGTACTCCTCCTCGGTCCGCCCGGCCAGGAGCCGGTCCCGGACCCGCTCGTAGCGGGCGAGTTTGCCCCGCGCCCAGGACATCCGCTCCTCGACGAGGGCGCGGGTCGCCGCAGGGTCCGACTCGTCCATGGCCTGGATCTTGATCAGCAGTTCGTCCCGCATCGCGGCGGGCCGCCGGACCGGCTCGACCGCGAACGCGCGCAGCTCCTCGCGGCCGGTCTCGGTCAGCGTGAACATCCGCTTGTTGGGCCGGCGCTCCTGCTGCACCACCCGGGCCTGGACCAGGCCGTCCTGTGCCAGTCGCTCCAGCTCGCGGTAGAGCTGCTGCGGGGTCGCCGCCCAGAAGTTCGCGAGCGACACGTCGAACAGCTTGGACAGCTCGTAGCCCGAGGCCTCCCCCTCCAGGAGGGCGGCGAGAACGGCGTGCTTCAGAGACATATGGACACGCTAGCAGGATGTGATTAATCTCTTCTGCACCTACTCAACAAATTGACTATCACCAGG
Encoded proteins:
- a CDS encoding NADPH-dependent 2,4-dienoyl-CoA reductase, whose translation is MSRYPHLLSPLDLGFTTLPNRVLMGSMHVGLEEAERGFERMAAFYAERARGGVGLIVTGGIAPNDEGRPYEGGAKLTTDAEAERHRVVTDAVHAEGGKIAMQILHFGRYAYHQDLVAPSPIQAPISPFPPRELTDADVERTIEDYARAARLARQAGYDGVEIMGSEGYLINEFIVAQTNHRTDRWGGSYENRMRFPVEIVRRVREAVGEDFIIVYRLSMLDLVPGGSTLDEVITLAKAVEEAGATIINTGIGWHEARIPTIATSVPRGAYTWVTKRLMGEVSVPLVTTNRINTPELAEELLADGYADMVSMARPMLADPAFVNKAAEGRPEAINTCIGCNQACLDHTFSLKITSCLVNPRACHETELVLSPTRLAKRVAVVGAGPAGLACAVSAAERGHQVTLFDAASEIGGQLNVARQVPGKQEFDETLRYFRHQLDAHGVDVRLNTPVSAADLDGYDEVVVATGVSPRTPDIPGVDHPSVVGYLDVLRDKVTVGERVAILGAGGIGFDVAEYLTDGGDKANEDPETYFRLWGVDMAYEGPGGLAAPERPDPPRTVHLLQRKTTKVGAGLGKTTGWIHRTELKHRGVTMVPGVRYDRIDDAGLHVTVGEESTVLPVDTIVLCTGQEPRRDLYEELVAAGRSVHLIGGADVAAELDAKRAIQQGTEVAAAL
- a CDS encoding SpoIIE family protein phosphatase, encoding MTSAGSPLARGDGPVPGREAVPASAPVDGPVRGPVRPSGLLDVLGVASVVLDAEGRIVLWSPQAEELFGYSAREALGHPAVRLMIHEQHFDLVVKLFADVMETGESWAGAFPIRHKDGSTRLVEFRNQRLLDDRGHVYALGLAADQSTVRRLERDVALSTRVVEQSPIGLAVLDTDLRYVSINPTMERINGVPAGDHVGRTVPEVLPGLDTPALESAVRRVLETGVPLVDQATMGRTPADPEEDHAWSVSMYRLEDAIGTVLGVACSVVDITEQHRAQIEAEAARRRLAVIADASARIGTTLELERTARELADVAVPELADIAAVDLLDAVVGGRRSSLGPAEPAVIRALAVQAERPSEALDAADPPGQIARYEPDRLVTRCVRTGSPVMVAEVEPADLPSIARSAEAAEALSRAGVHSYLAVPLIARGEVLGALDLKRISNPLPFGDDDLLLARELAARAAVQIDNARWYQNARDTALTLQRSLLPSHPAVTGSLEVASRYQPAGATAEVGGDWFDVIPLDGGKTALVVGDVMGSGVNAAATMGRLRTASNTLASLDLDPARLLEHLDRTTEGLDHSIATCVYAVHDPHARECRIANAGHLPPVRVREGHAPELLELPTGAPLGVGGVAFSTTTVALEPGDRLVFYTDGLVETRQHPLDERLDALLDLLDGPDRPLEEVCDLLLRTLHQPDNSDDVALLIARALEPGQDIHS
- a CDS encoding DUF5666 domain-containing protein, giving the protein MTHDPDQEPTAAPAEVLANGPDGDRPPRGPWRRLSTRTRTITAATTIAVLALGGTVAYAAGSDGGESAATPAASASPDAPDRPGERHHRGPWFGPGGAGVHGESTVRDGDGDDWIVRVWQRGTVQEVDGEQVTVRSEDGAEWTWTVDDDTRVHEKGDSDGLKEGDEVYLAGTRSDGGERTADHVLAGTWEKREPGERRDELPWRDGEDGPRPAPPWHHTAA
- a CDS encoding putative protein N(5)-glutamine methyltransferase, yielding MDALRAAGCVFAEDEARLLVTAASSPAELAAMVDRRSAGHPLELVLGWAEFRGLRIAVEPGVFVPRRRTEFLVEQALAQVPDASVVVDLCCGSGAVGAALAAALGQVELHAADIDPAAVRCARRNVAAHGGRVYAGDLFQALPAGLRGRVDILAANVPYVPSGEVPLLPAEARDHEPLSALDGGADGLDLLRRVAAEAGNWLAPGGCLLVETSERQTPAAVEAFRRVGLTPRQVTCEERYAQVLLGTVP
- a CDS encoding MarR family winged helix-turn-helix transcriptional regulator, with the protein product MTARDVSDTAVEVVQREMTAFARRARASAGRMHPELSLVSYTLLSHLEESGGCRATDLAAHYALDKSTVSRQVAALERDRLIGRSPDPDDHRVQLLHLTDAGRRLLGQVTERRREVVRERLADWAEEDLERFAGYLVRYNAG
- a CDS encoding GNAT family N-acetyltransferase; the protein is MSKAYDRVLDNPALAALTGPHTRFAERRGRVLRYPVEVSPWVALPDEPDATDWADVAALAGPGGEALLIGFGGRAPEGWETFFRVEGVQLVGEDVIGAIDPEAVRLGPADVPEMLDLVARTRPGPFLPRTLDMGTYLGIRRGGALVAMAGERLRPPGWTEISAVCTDPAVRGQGLAGRLVRAVAQGIQERGETPFLHTGADNAGAIRLYEALGFRLRRSTVFLGTRVPGDLLEPVA